GTATTGCCGTTGGTCTCGATGATGGCTTGATTGTACCAGTAGTTCATGGTGCAGATAAGATGAGTTTGTCTGACTTTGTGGTGGCCTCTAAGGATGTCATCAAGAAAGCTCAGGCTGGTAAATTGAAGGCGGCAGAAATGTCAGGTTCTACTTTCTCTATCACTAACTTGGGAATGTTTGGAACCAAGTCATTTAACCCAATCATCAACCAACCAAACTCAGCTATCCTTGGTGTTTCAGCAACTATTCAGACACCGGTTGTTGTTGATGGTGAAGTTGTCGTACGTCCAATCATGGGGCTATGCTTGACTATTGACCACCGTATTGTAGATGGTATGAATGGTGCCAAATTCATGGTTGATTTAAAACATTTGATTGAAAATCCAATGGAATTGTTGATTTAAGTAAAAAAATATCTGAAAACTGAAGTTTTAAATAGAAAGGAGAGGGCGTTAAAGCGTTCGAGTCGATTTGAACTCGAACGAAATGCTTCGGAATTTAGATAGTTTTACTTGTGTGCAAGCACACTAACGTAAAACTCCTAAAATTCTGTCGCATTTTAGCGTTCTTAGTATCGTAAAATATGGCTTTTGAGATTATTATGCCTAAGCTCGGTGTGGACATGCAGGAAGGCGAAATCATCGAGTGGAAGAAACAAGAGGGTGATGTGGTTAATGAGGGAGATATCCTTCTTGAAATCATGTCAGATAAAACGAACATGGAACTTGAAGCAGAAGATTCTGGTGTTCTTTTGAAGATTACGCGTCAGGCTGGTGAAACAGTACCAGTTACTGAGGTTATTGGTTATATTGGAGCGGAGGGTGAAGTTGTGGCTGATAATGCAGCCAGTGCACCTGTTGCAGAAGCAACTGCTCAATTAGAATCTGCTGGTCTTGAAGTTCCTAAAGCTCCTGCCACAGCTGCTCCAGCAGCTACTGCAGAAAAAGCACCACTTGCTGATAATGAGTACGATATTATTGTTGTCGGTGGTGGTCCTGCTGGTTACTATTCTGCCATTCGTGGGGCACAACTTGGTGGTAAGGTTGCTATCATTGAAAAATCTGAATTTGGTGGAACATGTTTGAATAAAGGATGTATTCCAACTAAGACCTACCTTAAAAATGCAGAAATCCTTGATGGGCTTAAGATTGCTGCAGGTCGTGGTATCAACCTAGCGTCAACAAACTACACTATCGATATGGATAAGACTGTTGACTTTAAGAACTCTGTTGTTAAGACACTTACTGGTGGTGTTCAAGGTCTTTTGAAGGCTAACAAGGTTACTATTTTCAATGGTCTTGGTCAAGTTAACCCAGATAAGACAGTTACTATTGGTTCAGAAACAATCAAGGGACGTAATATTATCCTTGCGACTGGATCAAAAGTTTCACGTATCAATATCCCTGGAATTGAGTCACAACTTGTGATGACATCAGATGATATCCTTGACTTGCGTGAATTGCCTAAATCACTTGCTGTTATGGGTGGTGGTGTCGTTGGTATCGAACTTGGTCTTGTTTATGCTTCATACGGTGTAGAAGTAACTGTTGTTGAGATGGCTGACCGCATTATCCCTGCTATGGATAAAGAAGTATCACTTGAACTTCAAAAAATCCTTGCTAAGAAGGGCATGAAGATTATGACTTCTGTTGGTGTTTCTGAAATTGTTGAAGCTAACAACCAATTGACCCTTAAACTCAATAATGGTGAAGAGATTGTAGCTGATCGCGCCCTTCTTTCAATCGGTCGTGTTCCTCAGTTGGATGGTCTTGAAAATCTTAACCTTGAATTAGATCGTGGTCGTATCAAAGTGAATGCTTATCAAGAAACATCAATCCCTGGTATCTATGCACCGGGTGATGTAAACGGAACTAAGATGCTTGCTCACGCTGCTTACCGTATGGGTGAAGTTGCGGCTGAAAATGCTATGCATGGTAACGTTCGTAAGGCTCACCTTGACTACACACCAGCTGCTGTATACACACACCCAGAAGTCGCAATGTGTGGTCTTACTGAAGAAGATGCACGCGCTAAATATGGTGATGTACTCATTGGTAAATCAAGCTTTGCTGGTAATGGACGCGCTATTGCTTCAAACGAAGCTCAAGGTTTTGTTAAAGTCGTTGCAGATGCGAAGTACCATGAAATCCTTGGTGTTCATATCATTGGACCGGCTGCAGCTGAATTGATTAACGAAGCGTCAACAATTATGGAAAATGAATTGACTGTAGATGAGCTCTTGCAATCTATCCACGGTCACCCAACCTTCTCTGAAAACATGTACGAAGCCTTTGCTGATGTACTTGGAGAAGCTATCCATAACCCACCAAAACGTAAATAAAGATAAATTAAATTCTCGGACAAAGGTTCGGGAATTTTTTCATACATTTTCATTTGTATTTATTTGAAAAAATCGTTACGGATTTTCAATAGTTTTATAGAAACATACGAATAATAAGTTAAAGAGTTTTCTATCAAGAGAGAAAGTTTGTTTATAATTTTATAATATTTCTATTTTATTTAGAAAATTTTTAATAATAACCTTTCCACGAGAGTTTTTCTGTGGTAAAATGGTTCAAGTATTACAAATGCAAAAGGAAAGTTAAATGCGAACAAAAGATTTTATCTACTATGCTAGTGCGGCTGTTCTCTTGGCTGTAACTACTCAGGTTG
The DNA window shown above is from Streptococcus salivarius and carries:
- the lpdA gene encoding dihydrolipoyl dehydrogenase: MAFEIIMPKLGVDMQEGEIIEWKKQEGDVVNEGDILLEIMSDKTNMELEAEDSGVLLKITRQAGETVPVTEVIGYIGAEGEVVADNAASAPVAEATAQLESAGLEVPKAPATAAPAATAEKAPLADNEYDIIVVGGGPAGYYSAIRGAQLGGKVAIIEKSEFGGTCLNKGCIPTKTYLKNAEILDGLKIAAGRGINLASTNYTIDMDKTVDFKNSVVKTLTGGVQGLLKANKVTIFNGLGQVNPDKTVTIGSETIKGRNIILATGSKVSRINIPGIESQLVMTSDDILDLRELPKSLAVMGGGVVGIELGLVYASYGVEVTVVEMADRIIPAMDKEVSLELQKILAKKGMKIMTSVGVSEIVEANNQLTLKLNNGEEIVADRALLSIGRVPQLDGLENLNLELDRGRIKVNAYQETSIPGIYAPGDVNGTKMLAHAAYRMGEVAAENAMHGNVRKAHLDYTPAAVYTHPEVAMCGLTEEDARAKYGDVLIGKSSFAGNGRAIASNEAQGFVKVVADAKYHEILGVHIIGPAAAELINEASTIMENELTVDELLQSIHGHPTFSENMYEAFADVLGEAIHNPPKRK